In Puntigrus tetrazona isolate hp1 unplaced genomic scaffold, ASM1883169v1 S000000234, whole genome shotgun sequence, a single window of DNA contains:
- the fam83fb gene encoding protein FAM83F → MAESQLVCMEDGLMPPEVPESRPQFYYSEQHRAALERLISDGDGAFKSLLKDEKSRDFLSAREIKTITSSFVKYEQDEDGGASAGHGKREDAGSLRSTYWPQVSDTEVPPLDIGWPSSGFFKGVTRVSVYTHPPKQNSPHIKEVTRQLIQESSKVVAIVMDLLTDLQILQDLFEASKRGVPVYMVLDEQGAPHFLDMCSRLQVGARELKNVRTRTVKGIGLNLSVGRIPGNVHSKYMLVDGDKVMFGTYSFSWSSSRMDRNMITVMSGQVVDFYDNDFRELYAVSDKLDLFKEFHISKPQTGTLSRAAVPKRPAAATSRFQVNLGDASRGDLKVPAHKYHNPKYLLALGQIPGPSEPLQDFFSKMVTPDPAQLDLENPTEEPENITPAKPEKKESKKPKTFTLNTKRRKKGKKEQPSDEVVTENTEDPSGGASKASLARDETQDSFKKKNRGFMSLFRRKN, encoded by the exons ATGGCGGAGTCCCAGCTCGTGTGTATGGAGGACGGGCTCATGCCCCCCGAGGTGCCCGAGTCCCGGCCGCAGTTCTACTACAGCGAGCAGCACCGGGCGGCCCTGGAGCGCCTGATCAGCGACGGAGACGGAGCCTTCAAGAGCCTCCTGAAGGACGAGAAGAGCCGAGACTTCCTGTCGGCGCGGGAGATCAAGACCATCACCAGCAGCTTCGTCAAGTACGAGCAGGACGAGGACGGAGGAGCGTCGGCGGGTCACGGCAAGCGTGAGGACGCGGGGTCGCTGCGCTCCACGTACTGGCCGCAGGTCTCGGACACCGAGGTTCCTCCGCTGGACATCGGCTGGCCCTCATCCGGGTTCTTTAAAGGGGTGACCCGGGTGTCGGTGTACACCCACCCGCCCAAACAGAACAGCCCGCACATCAAGGAGGTGACCCGCCAACTCATACAGGAGTCCAGCAAG GTCGTGGCTATCGTGATGGACCTGCTGACCGATCTGCAGATTCTGCAGGATCTGTTTGAGGCGTCGAAGCGCGGCGTCCCCGTCTACATGGTGCTGGACGAGCAGGGAGCGCCGCACTTCCTGGACATGTGCAGCCGGCTGCAGGTCGGAGCTCGGGAGCTGAAG AACGTCCGGACTCGGACCGTGAAGGGAATCGGGTTGAATCTGTCCGTGGGGAGAATCCCCGGAAACGTCCACAGCAAGTACATGCTCGTCGACGGAGACAAAGTCATGTTCGGAACGTACAG TTTCTCCTGGAGCTCTTCTCGAATGGACAGAAACATGATCACGGTGATGTCGGGGCAGGTGGTGGATTTCTACGACAACGATTTCCGAGAACTGTACGCCGTCTCTGACAAGCTGGACCTCTTTAAGGAGTTTCACATCAGTAAGCCCCAAACGGGGACCCTGTCGAGGGCCGCGGTGCCCAAACGCCCCGCAGCGGCCACGTCTCGCTTCCAGGTCAACCTCGGAGACGCCTCGCGAGGAGATCTGAAAGTGCCTGCGCACAAATACCACAATCCCAAGTACCTGCTGGCGCTCGGGCAGATCCCGGGCCCCTCGGAGCCGCTCCAGGACTTCTTCAGTAAGATGGTGACGCCCGATCCGGCTCAGCTGGACCTGGAGAATCCCACGGAAGAGCCGGAGAACATCACACCCGCCAAGCCCGAGaagaaagagtccaagaaaccCAAGACATTCACGTTGAACACAAAGCGGAGGAAGAAAGGGAAGAAGGAGCAGCCGAGCGACGAGGTCGTTACAGAAAACACAGAGGATCCTTCAGGAGGTGCTTCTAAAGCCTCGCTCGCCCGGGACGAGACGCAGGACAGCTTCAAGAAGAAGAACAGAGGGTTCATGAGccttttcagaagaaaaaactgA